AGGATACCTTTATAATTACTATTCTGacaagagaactcaagaaggaaggaatattaCCTGAAGGCACATGGGAAACTTTGTTTTGGAGAGTACTTCACAAGATGGGATTTCGATATAAGACGACACAGCGAAAAATGTATGCTAGAAAAGAGTCCTTAGACATAGTATGTAAAAGGATCCATGCTCTCAGGGCTCTCAAACAGTCTCGTGAGGTAGGAAGACAGGTGGTCTATTTAGACGAGACATGGTTCACTACCAGGATGAGCCACAACAAAGAATGGGTGGACACAACTCAACCATCCACAACTACCACATATAGCCGACAGGTTCCGCCAGGAGATGGTGAACGCTTTGTCGTGGTAGCAGCTGGTACCAGCAAGGGCTTTATTGAAGATTCATTCCTTTGCTATACAGCTAAGAATAGTAGTGGGGACTACCATGGGGAAATGAACGCCGAACTCTTCGAGCGATGACTGACAACCACATTACTACCATCATTAGAAGAGCCATCAGTTCTCGTCATCGACAACGCTCCTTACCACAGTCACCTTACAGAGGAGAGCAACTGTCCAACTACTGGCGCCAAAAAAGGCGATCTAATAAAATGGCTGTAGCAGCATAATATCACATACCCACCACACGCTTTGCGACCTAAACTGCTCAAAATATGCAAGGAAAATCGACCACCTACGAG
The sequence above is a segment of the Macrobrachium nipponense isolate FS-2020 chromosome 2, ASM1510439v2, whole genome shotgun sequence genome. Coding sequences within it:
- the LOC135221417 gene encoding uncharacterized protein LOC135221417 codes for the protein MDMTRNAVRQMVKRTTHSWPIAGQPTPPPSPVPLPSSPSSPALSRAPSPSPLPPPSSDSVQSHSTQPAEYVFDSFTIGTIRRYVHKKFLSKDTFIITILTRELKKEGILPEGTWETLFWRVLHKMGFRYKTTQRKMYARKESLDIVCKRIHALRALKQSREVGRQVVYLDETWFTTRMSHNKEWVDTTQPSTTTTYSRQVPPGDGERFVVVAAGTSKGFIEDSFLCYTAKNSSGDYHGEMNAELFER